One genomic region from Pseudobacteriovorax antillogorgiicola encodes:
- a CDS encoding PstS family phosphate ABC transporter substrate-binding protein has protein sequence MKLSHLSLGMFLTMSFASPAISAGKLKGTVKLDGSSTVFPVAEAVAEEFQKVQPRVRVTVGLSGTGGGFKKFTSGETDISNASREIAEKEEKLAEKNHVKYIEIPVAFDGVSVVLHPKNEFAKNLTMSELKKIWEPNSKVKTWKDVRSTFPNEPIKLYGPGADSGTFDFFTEAVMGKSRRSRSDYVSSEDDNVLVRGVSADLYSMGYFGYAYYQANESKLGLVSVADKGDNYVTPTPQTIESGKYVLARPLLIYVSLKAAQREEVAKFVEFFIENAASLSKEVGYVPLPKKTYEKALADFRKAVKSSQSH, from the coding sequence ATGAAGCTTTCCCATCTTTCACTAGGCATGTTTCTCACCATGTCTTTCGCTAGCCCAGCCATCTCCGCTGGTAAGCTCAAAGGAACCGTTAAGCTCGATGGTTCAAGTACCGTTTTTCCTGTCGCTGAGGCAGTCGCTGAAGAGTTTCAGAAGGTTCAACCAAGAGTTCGGGTCACCGTCGGGCTTTCCGGTACTGGAGGTGGATTCAAAAAGTTTACATCTGGTGAAACTGACATCAGCAACGCTTCCCGTGAAATCGCTGAGAAAGAAGAAAAGTTAGCAGAGAAAAATCACGTAAAATACATCGAAATTCCCGTTGCTTTTGATGGTGTTTCTGTTGTTCTTCACCCTAAGAATGAATTTGCCAAAAATCTCACCATGTCAGAGCTAAAGAAGATCTGGGAGCCCAACAGCAAGGTAAAAACTTGGAAAGATGTGCGCAGCACCTTTCCGAATGAACCGATTAAACTCTACGGCCCTGGCGCTGATTCAGGGACCTTCGACTTCTTCACCGAAGCTGTCATGGGCAAGTCCCGCCGCTCTCGATCAGACTATGTATCTAGCGAAGATGACAATGTTCTTGTTCGCGGTGTCAGTGCTGATCTCTACTCCATGGGCTACTTTGGATACGCCTACTACCAAGCTAACGAAAGCAAGCTAGGCCTGGTCTCTGTTGCAGATAAAGGTGACAATTATGTAACTCCTACCCCTCAAACCATCGAGAGTGGCAAGTACGTTCTGGCTCGACCTCTATTAATATACGTTAGTTTGAAGGCTGCACAACGAGAAGAGGTTGCAAAATTCGTAGAATTCTTTATTGAGAATGCAGCAAGTCTTTCAAAGGAAGTTGGCTACGTCCCCCTTCCTAAAAAGACTTACGAGAAAGCACTAGCTGACTTTCGTAAAGCCGTAAAATCCAGCCAATCTCACTAG
- the lpxK gene encoding tetraacyldisaccharide 4'-kinase yields MLPLSYLYGQIQAFRRTLFDRKILTSHRLPNQVISVGNLEVGGTGKSPVTVAIANYLLKQGFHPVIVTRGYRSGLDADDNAVLLDRELVLTPQSGKDFHADEARMQSALLPSVPVIIGAKRIDACRRFLAHFPEPTHWLLDDGFQHCQIKRDLDIVLLDADRPLDNGHVIPCGRLREFPGTLERADIILLTRARSNQVPPVLQNFRDRIRFSTFEHKSLNVVHSSRSGEPFPTQDLAVITGIAKPQKLLTSVQELGLGISQTHIVRDHEPFRLREIKDKIKNCRAVLTTEKDYFRDPSIFDELSIPVATLPLSADIQEIHKSLVLSAT; encoded by the coding sequence ATGTTGCCACTAAGTTATCTATATGGCCAAATCCAAGCATTTCGCCGAACCTTGTTCGATCGCAAGATTTTGACGAGCCACCGACTGCCTAACCAGGTGATTTCTGTCGGCAACTTAGAGGTCGGCGGCACTGGCAAATCCCCGGTAACTGTGGCGATTGCCAATTACTTGCTTAAGCAAGGGTTTCATCCTGTAATTGTTACCCGAGGCTATCGATCAGGGCTTGACGCAGATGATAACGCAGTCCTATTAGATCGCGAACTTGTCTTGACTCCCCAATCCGGTAAGGATTTTCATGCCGATGAAGCTCGGATGCAATCTGCGCTTTTACCCAGTGTTCCAGTCATTATCGGTGCGAAACGAATCGATGCGTGTCGTCGCTTTCTGGCTCACTTTCCAGAACCTACCCATTGGCTGCTAGACGATGGTTTTCAGCACTGCCAGATCAAAAGAGATCTCGATATCGTATTGCTAGATGCGGATCGTCCACTAGACAATGGGCACGTCATCCCTTGTGGGCGTTTGAGAGAGTTTCCAGGCACGCTTGAGCGGGCTGATATCATCCTCCTAACGAGAGCAAGATCTAACCAGGTGCCTCCAGTACTTCAAAACTTTCGTGATCGCATTCGCTTCAGTACGTTTGAGCATAAATCTCTCAATGTGGTTCACTCCAGCAGAAGTGGCGAACCATTTCCAACCCAAGATCTTGCCGTTATTACGGGGATAGCGAAGCCCCAAAAACTATTAACAAGCGTTCAAGAGCTAGGCCTCGGCATAAGCCAAACTCACATAGTCAGGGATCACGAGCCATTTAGATTAAGAGAGATTAAAGATAAGATAAAGAACTGCCGTGCAGTGCTTACAACTGAGAAGGACTACTTCAGAGACCCCAGTATTTTCGATGAGTTAAGTATTCCTGTCGCGACCCTTCCCCTCAGCGCAGATATCCAGGAAATACACAAAAGTCTGGTCCTTTCTGCGACTTAG
- a CDS encoding response regulator, protein MKRLLVVEDDPDIRELLRYNLTREGFEVLQANNGAEGLKMATSEAVDLIILDLMLPQLSGIEVCKKLRELPNTKSVPVIMLTAKGEETDIVFGLGVGADDYMVKPFSVKELVARVYTRLRTIKAEEREEADVIRQGAVEVDRARFQVKVDGGQIPMTLAEFRLFNALISRPGIVLSRDRLLDAVTGGDGVLIDRNIDVHVRSIRKKLGESRDLIQTVRGLGYKFKEL, encoded by the coding sequence GTGAAGAGATTGCTTGTCGTAGAAGATGATCCCGATATTCGAGAACTTTTGAGATACAATCTTACCCGAGAAGGTTTTGAAGTTTTACAGGCAAACAATGGGGCTGAAGGCCTAAAAATGGCCACAAGCGAAGCGGTCGATTTGATCATACTCGATCTCATGCTTCCACAACTCAGCGGCATTGAGGTTTGTAAGAAACTGAGAGAACTGCCAAACACCAAGTCCGTCCCCGTAATTATGCTAACCGCTAAAGGGGAAGAGACAGACATTGTGTTTGGACTTGGCGTTGGCGCTGATGATTACATGGTCAAACCGTTCAGCGTTAAGGAACTCGTCGCTCGCGTCTACACCAGACTTCGTACGATTAAAGCTGAGGAGAGGGAAGAGGCAGACGTCATCCGTCAGGGGGCGGTTGAAGTTGATCGGGCCAGGTTCCAAGTTAAAGTGGACGGCGGCCAAATCCCAATGACACTTGCTGAGTTTCGACTGTTCAATGCTCTTATTTCACGGCCAGGAATCGTTCTTTCAAGAGATCGATTGCTTGATGCTGTCACCGGCGGTGATGGGGTTCTCATAGACCGCAATATTGATGTTCATGTTCGCTCTATTAGAAAGAAACTTGGCGAATCGCGGGATCTTATCCAAACAGTACGCGGCCTAGGCTACAAGTTTAAGGAACTTTAA
- a CDS encoding sensor histidine kinase — translation MLMFRSRFFWRNLLSYAIVISLTTFVVSYLLTVRTEEFVKSDSKDMLLEKLTLIAPILKDRNRWHPDQLAELFESAAKNTDTRITVIDSSGHVLFESEVNHINFQNHIDRPEIAQSMNQPWGTAVRSSDTLKLPMLFVAKKITSGDDHVYLRFALPMSKLDKRLEDIRYVLGIGALVGMFVSLLIALFLAKRITRPISAITHVAEAISRGNYNARLRHLPKNELGTLGKAINRLAEAVQANISKREKMEQIRREFSSNVSHELKTPLTSIKGYVETLIEGGALDSKDDAKRFLKIIEANIERITSLVTDLLRLSTIEANQGLISLESVDWKPVISEVLMRQEINLKKKSIRFNLNAPDSISKVMGSRKAMTHILDNLLQNALNYTPEGGSITVGLTQKTSQVVLTVEDTGIGISKRDQSRIFERFYRVDSARSRDDGGTGLGLAIVKHLVIQIQGTINVQSELNKGSIFTVTLPTPQT, via the coding sequence ATGCTGATGTTTCGGTCTCGTTTCTTCTGGCGCAACCTTCTTTCTTACGCCATTGTTATAAGCTTAACCACATTTGTGGTTAGCTATCTCCTCACCGTTCGAACCGAAGAATTTGTTAAAAGCGATAGCAAAGACATGCTCCTAGAGAAGCTCACGCTGATCGCTCCCATATTAAAAGATCGCAATCGTTGGCACCCTGACCAGCTCGCCGAACTGTTTGAATCAGCAGCTAAGAACACTGATACCCGGATTACAGTGATCGATAGTAGCGGGCATGTACTCTTCGAATCAGAAGTGAATCACATCAACTTTCAAAACCATATCGATCGCCCCGAGATCGCCCAATCTATGAACCAGCCTTGGGGGACAGCAGTCCGATCCAGCGATACTCTTAAACTCCCTATGCTTTTCGTCGCCAAAAAAATCACTAGTGGCGACGACCATGTGTACCTGCGCTTTGCTTTACCGATGTCAAAGCTCGATAAACGCCTTGAAGACATTCGCTATGTTCTAGGAATCGGCGCTTTGGTGGGTATGTTTGTTTCACTATTGATTGCTTTGTTTTTAGCCAAACGAATCACAAGACCTATATCTGCCATCACTCACGTGGCGGAAGCGATCAGTCGCGGCAACTATAACGCTCGCCTACGACACCTTCCTAAAAACGAACTCGGTACTCTTGGCAAAGCCATCAACCGACTGGCGGAAGCCGTACAAGCCAATATATCAAAACGTGAGAAGATGGAGCAGATTCGTCGAGAATTTTCTAGCAATGTATCCCACGAACTCAAAACGCCGCTCACATCTATCAAAGGTTACGTTGAAACTCTTATCGAAGGCGGCGCTTTAGACAGCAAAGATGATGCCAAACGATTTCTTAAAATCATCGAAGCAAACATAGAGCGCATCACTTCACTGGTAACAGATCTACTGCGACTATCAACCATCGAAGCTAATCAAGGCCTTATTTCTCTTGAATCAGTAGACTGGAAACCAGTTATTAGTGAAGTCTTAATGAGACAAGAAATCAACCTTAAGAAGAAGAGCATTCGATTTAATCTCAATGCCCCCGATTCAATTTCAAAGGTTATGGGGAGCCGTAAGGCGATGACTCATATTCTCGATAACCTTCTACAAAATGCACTTAACTACACTCCAGAAGGTGGCTCGATTACAGTCGGACTAACTCAAAAAACGTCCCAGGTCGTGCTCACAGTAGAGGATACAGGTATAGGTATTTCAAAAAGGGATCAATCCCGAATCTTTGAGCGGTTTTACCGAGTTGATTCGGCGCGATCTCGTGATGATGGCGGCACCGGACTTGGCCTTGCCATCGTCAAGCACCTTGTCATTCAGATTCAAGGAACTATTAATGTTCAAAGCGAATTGAACAAAGGCTCTATCTTTACGGTAACTCTTCCAACGCCTCAAACATAA
- the livM gene encoding high-affinity branched-chain amino acid ABC transporter permease LivM, whose protein sequence is MNSNLFVSMRHAMRSALISGLFALAVFGPITGLVLDGYDFKAHPTRPFILATLVLAGSFVFNIIRGLGPQLSVGMTKRPQLKLSRPQQRSLLAGLLGLAIVLPFIGQSWITSLNFALIYVLLGLGLNIVVGLAGLLDLGFVAFYAVGAYGYALGNHYLGLGFWGAIPFAAVTAGIMGAILGFPVLRMHGDYLAIVTLGFGEIIHLVLVNWVDFTGGPSGMEAPPPTLFGMEFNAWSMTGAPLFHEVLGIEFDPSYGKSFIYFSLLAFVIGACYFCIRLKASPWGRAWEALKEDEIACRSLGINHVTVKLSAFSLGAMIGGVAGVFFAGIQELVNPDSFTFFESAIILAIVVLGGMGSIPGVILAAITLRMLPEVLRDFQEYRILIFGVLMVAMMIWRPSGLVKTKRKSYAKLEV, encoded by the coding sequence ATGAATTCTAATTTATTTGTTTCCATGAGGCATGCGATGCGATCTGCTTTAATTTCGGGCCTATTTGCCCTTGCTGTCTTTGGGCCAATTACAGGCCTTGTATTGGATGGCTATGACTTCAAAGCGCACCCCACGCGGCCTTTTATTCTTGCCACTTTAGTCTTAGCTGGTTCGTTCGTTTTCAATATCATACGAGGCCTAGGGCCTCAGCTTTCTGTAGGCATGACCAAACGTCCTCAGTTGAAGCTATCGCGACCGCAGCAAAGATCGCTTCTTGCTGGCTTACTAGGCCTCGCTATCGTGCTACCCTTCATCGGTCAATCTTGGATTACAAGCCTTAACTTCGCTCTAATATATGTTCTTCTCGGACTTGGGCTCAACATTGTCGTTGGACTTGCTGGCTTATTAGATTTGGGCTTTGTCGCCTTTTATGCAGTGGGAGCGTACGGCTACGCTCTCGGCAATCATTATCTGGGACTTGGCTTCTGGGGAGCGATTCCATTCGCAGCTGTCACCGCAGGAATCATGGGTGCAATTCTGGGTTTTCCCGTATTAAGGATGCACGGTGACTATCTCGCGATCGTGACCTTAGGCTTCGGCGAAATCATTCATCTTGTTCTCGTGAACTGGGTTGATTTTACAGGAGGGCCGAGCGGCATGGAGGCCCCACCTCCAACCCTCTTCGGAATGGAGTTCAATGCTTGGTCCATGACGGGTGCACCTTTGTTCCATGAGGTCTTGGGAATCGAGTTTGATCCTTCTTACGGCAAAAGCTTTATCTACTTTAGCTTATTAGCTTTTGTTATCGGCGCTTGTTACTTCTGCATACGCCTCAAGGCGTCTCCCTGGGGACGAGCTTGGGAAGCTCTCAAGGAAGATGAAATCGCTTGTCGCAGCCTTGGCATCAACCACGTGACAGTCAAGCTATCTGCTTTTTCCTTGGGAGCTATGATTGGTGGTGTTGCTGGTGTTTTTTTCGCAGGAATTCAAGAGCTCGTAAATCCTGACTCTTTCACATTCTTTGAGTCCGCAATCATTCTTGCCATCGTTGTCTTGGGCGGTATGGGTTCCATTCCTGGGGTCATCCTTGCAGCTATCACCCTAAGGATGCTTCCCGAGGTTCTTCGAGATTTCCAAGAGTATCGCATTCTAATCTTTGGGGTTCTCATGGTGGCTATGATGATTTGGCGACCCAGCGGTTTGGTGAAAACTAAGCGAAAATCTTATGCGAAGCTAGAGGTTTGA
- a CDS encoding ABC transporter ATP-binding protein: MDQGVLTIDHINASYGPIQALHGVSLTIKEGEIVSLIGSNGAGKSTLLMSIFGNPRAQGGKVRLFGEDITSLPTHQIAKKGIALVPEGRHIFPKMTVEENLKMGTIVNQGKYEAEGLAHVYETFPRLKERKDQRAGTLSGGEQQMLAIGRALMSRPKILLLDEPSLGLAPIIVKDIFRILKEISATGTTIFLVEQNASQALKIAHRGYVLVNGKVKLKGNSADLLNDPQVKEAYLG; this comes from the coding sequence ATGGATCAAGGGGTTCTAACAATCGATCACATCAATGCATCCTACGGCCCCATCCAGGCTCTTCATGGAGTTTCTCTAACCATTAAGGAAGGGGAGATTGTCAGCCTCATCGGTTCCAATGGAGCGGGAAAGTCTACGCTTCTCATGAGCATATTCGGCAATCCCAGAGCTCAAGGGGGAAAAGTGCGCCTCTTCGGCGAAGATATTACCTCTTTACCAACCCACCAGATCGCCAAAAAAGGCATTGCTCTCGTGCCAGAAGGCAGACACATCTTTCCTAAAATGACTGTTGAAGAGAATTTAAAGATGGGCACAATTGTCAATCAAGGTAAATATGAGGCGGAAGGGCTAGCTCATGTATACGAAACATTTCCTCGACTAAAGGAACGAAAGGACCAAAGAGCAGGCACCCTGAGCGGTGGTGAGCAACAGATGCTGGCGATAGGTCGCGCCCTCATGAGTCGCCCCAAAATCTTACTACTCGATGAACCGAGTCTCGGCCTAGCCCCGATTATTGTAAAGGACATTTTCAGGATATTAAAAGAGATCTCAGCTACTGGAACCACGATATTTTTAGTCGAACAGAATGCTAGCCAGGCCCTCAAAATTGCTCATCGAGGGTATGTGCTTGTGAATGGCAAAGTCAAGTTGAAGGGGAACAGCGCTGATCTATTAAACGATCCGCAAGTAAAGGAAGCCTACCTGGGTTGA
- a CDS encoding ABC transporter ATP-binding protein: MDDILKVDSLGVSFGGIRALDQVSFEVAKGSVTAIIGPNGAGKTTVFNCLTGFYKASDGRIQFQDKNRTHSIEIILGQPFTLQDFVNPISFGRKLFYKMFGGSHQVAALGISRTFQNIRLFKDMTAIENLLVAQHRSLNKNILANLFNTRSFRDSEAQAIKKAKEWLAIVGLTADADRLAGELPYGHQRRLEIARAMCTDAKLICLDEPAAGLNHNETKDLSNLISRLRTNHNVTVCVIEHDMSLVMEVSDHIIVLDHGNVIARGTPTEIRNNPVVLKAYLGEE, translated from the coding sequence ATGGACGATATTTTAAAGGTCGATTCCCTAGGAGTAAGCTTCGGTGGCATCAGAGCCCTTGACCAAGTGAGTTTCGAAGTTGCAAAAGGATCCGTTACAGCCATTATCGGGCCGAATGGTGCTGGTAAGACCACTGTTTTCAACTGTCTTACAGGATTTTACAAGGCTAGTGATGGCAGAATTCAGTTCCAAGATAAGAATCGAACTCACTCCATTGAAATAATACTTGGGCAGCCTTTTACTCTCCAGGACTTCGTGAACCCAATTTCGTTCGGACGAAAACTATTTTACAAAATGTTTGGTGGCTCCCATCAAGTAGCGGCACTAGGCATCTCACGAACATTCCAAAACATACGGCTATTTAAGGACATGACAGCCATCGAGAACTTGCTAGTTGCCCAGCACCGAAGCTTAAACAAAAATATTCTAGCAAACCTTTTCAATACCAGGTCTTTTCGAGATTCGGAGGCTCAGGCCATAAAGAAAGCCAAAGAGTGGCTAGCAATCGTGGGTCTTACTGCCGATGCGGATCGTCTCGCTGGAGAGTTACCCTACGGACACCAGAGACGCTTAGAAATCGCCCGAGCCATGTGTACCGATGCCAAGCTTATCTGCTTGGATGAACCAGCGGCGGGGTTGAACCACAATGAAACCAAAGATCTATCTAACCTCATCAGTCGCCTGCGCACAAATCATAATGTAACCGTATGTGTGATCGAACATGATATGTCTCTCGTCATGGAAGTTTCCGACCACATTATCGTTTTAGATCACGGCAATGTAATCGCAAGAGGAACTCCTACGGAGATTCGTAATAATCCCGTTGTTCTAAAAGCTTATCTAGGAGAAGAGTAA
- the pstC gene encoding phosphate ABC transporter permease subunit PstC gives MSSQLWVKNRPLQKFREGLVTKALLGCALVSIVTTIGINAVLLLESFHFFEEISISEFLFTTRWAPLFEPRSFGVLPLISGTLLVAVGSLMVALPLGLGIAIYLSEYASSRSRSILKPMLEVLAGVPSVVYGYFALTTVTPWLRSMFPGVEVFNAASAAIVVGIMILPTIASICDDSLAAVPKALREGAFALGARKFEVVTQVVTPAALSGILASFILGFSRAIGETMAVTLAAGATPQVTVNPFVGIQTMTAYIAQVSLGDTPHGSIEYQSIFAVGLLLFLMTLMMNLVSQYIVKTFARRYE, from the coding sequence GTGTCAAGCCAGCTCTGGGTCAAGAACCGTCCCCTTCAGAAGTTTCGTGAAGGACTCGTCACAAAAGCCTTGCTCGGCTGTGCCCTGGTTTCGATCGTCACGACCATCGGAATCAATGCCGTCTTGCTCTTGGAAAGCTTCCATTTCTTTGAAGAAATCTCGATCTCTGAATTTTTGTTCACGACCCGCTGGGCGCCTTTATTCGAGCCTCGATCCTTCGGGGTCCTTCCGCTCATCTCGGGTACACTCCTGGTAGCGGTGGGTTCTCTCATGGTGGCTCTACCCCTCGGGCTGGGTATTGCCATTTACTTGAGTGAATATGCATCAAGTCGATCCCGCTCTATACTTAAACCTATGCTGGAAGTTCTCGCAGGAGTCCCTTCCGTTGTTTATGGCTACTTTGCTTTGACGACGGTCACTCCGTGGCTTAGGAGTATGTTTCCAGGTGTCGAAGTTTTTAATGCGGCGAGCGCAGCCATCGTCGTTGGGATTATGATCCTGCCGACCATCGCTTCCATATGCGATGATTCGCTGGCAGCAGTTCCAAAGGCACTCCGCGAGGGTGCCTTTGCTTTAGGTGCTCGTAAGTTTGAAGTTGTGACTCAAGTCGTAACACCAGCTGCTCTCAGTGGAATTTTAGCATCGTTTATTCTCGGTTTCTCCCGCGCTATCGGAGAAACCATGGCTGTTACTCTAGCAGCGGGTGCCACACCACAAGTTACCGTCAACCCGTTTGTAGGCATTCAAACCATGACCGCCTACATAGCCCAAGTGAGCTTAGGGGATACACCACATGGTTCGATAGAATACCAATCTATTTTTGCTGTTGGCCTGCTGTTGTTCCTCATGACTCTAATGATGAATCTTGTATCCCAATATATCGTCAAGACCTTTGCGAGGAGATATGAGTAA
- the fliG gene encoding flagellar motor switch protein FliG, whose translation MATNKYTGAQKAAILLLSFGEEISAEIFKNMTEFEIKRIGSAMSRLGRLEQEVIDEIMMEFYEILQQNKKFFYGGNDFTMKVIGSAFKGGEADDLIEQLALGSSANLDALELIDPRTLTNFIRNEHPQTIALILAHLDPGKCGEVIKLLPEALHTEIILRISNLDAVAPEIIDEIDDVLRNEIQAMGSISSQKIGGVEPIAEMLNLIDKATEEQILDNLEERDPDLAEQIRQLMFVFDDLAKIDDRGIQEIIKNVKPEQWMIALKTASEAVTDLVFRNMSERAAKMLKEDMEAMSAVKLSDVESMQFEIVQVARKLEEEGKIIIAQGGEAAFV comes from the coding sequence ATGGCAACCAATAAGTACACAGGTGCCCAAAAAGCTGCGATCCTGCTACTCTCGTTTGGAGAAGAAATCTCGGCCGAAATTTTCAAAAATATGACCGAGTTTGAAATCAAGCGTATCGGTAGTGCGATGAGTCGCTTGGGACGCTTAGAGCAAGAAGTGATCGATGAGATCATGATGGAGTTCTACGAGATCCTCCAACAGAACAAGAAGTTCTTCTACGGTGGAAACGACTTCACCATGAAGGTTATTGGTAGTGCCTTCAAGGGCGGTGAGGCTGATGACCTGATTGAGCAGCTCGCTTTGGGTTCGTCGGCTAATCTTGATGCCCTGGAGCTGATCGATCCTAGAACTTTGACAAACTTTATTCGGAATGAGCATCCACAAACCATTGCCCTAATTCTAGCTCACCTTGATCCCGGAAAGTGTGGAGAGGTGATTAAGTTGCTACCAGAAGCTCTTCATACAGAGATTATCCTGCGCATATCAAATCTCGATGCTGTTGCTCCGGAAATTATTGATGAGATTGATGACGTTCTCAGAAACGAAATTCAGGCTATGGGCTCCATTTCATCCCAGAAAATTGGTGGTGTTGAACCAATTGCTGAGATGTTGAACCTGATCGACAAAGCTACGGAAGAGCAAATTCTTGACAATTTGGAAGAACGTGATCCAGATCTCGCTGAGCAAATTAGGCAGCTTATGTTTGTATTTGATGATCTGGCGAAGATCGACGATCGTGGAATTCAAGAGATAATAAAGAATGTGAAGCCTGAGCAGTGGATGATTGCTTTGAAGACAGCCTCTGAGGCGGTAACAGACTTGGTCTTCCGAAATATGTCGGAGCGGGCAGCGAAGATGCTCAAGGAGGATATGGAGGCGATGTCGGCTGTGAAGTTGTCTGATGTTGAATCGATGCAGTTTGAGATTGTTCAAGTTGCTCGCAAACTAGAAGAAGAAGGCAAAATAATCATAGCACAAGGCGGAGAAGCCGCCTTCGTTTAA
- a CDS encoding competence/damage-inducible protein A: MKAAVLTIGNEVSSGQIVNSNAAWVSQELEHLKIEVMSHLTVQDDHRQILDAINFLTPHVEILMITGGLGPTRDDLTRHSVCAWLEDELTFDEESWQRIVARLTEFGVPVVESNRQQCYFPKSSRIISNAAGTANAFYAFKNGVHVWCLPGPPREIKTIWRDHIGDQLAQDIAQGVQGLSLFRWHCLGQSESALGEIVEEAIAGSTLTSGYRPHIPYVEVKIWSPDQDLGINKIYLERLEAAIRPWLISKDDNDIASKLVTEILPEYPAVKVFDLGSFGVLAERMGRATQEGQGPHFSILSQCQEDREFANETVLKTLELADPEVLTLSLGALNSNGAWTVGVAFDGFMKTTVLESPFKPGKRLDRFRKLQVEKTIFTWTQLLQDIKG, translated from the coding sequence ATGAAAGCAGCCGTACTAACAATTGGTAACGAAGTTAGCTCTGGACAGATTGTCAATTCCAACGCAGCTTGGGTTAGTCAAGAATTGGAGCACCTTAAGATAGAAGTGATGTCTCATCTAACAGTGCAAGACGATCACCGCCAGATCCTTGACGCCATAAACTTTTTGACTCCCCATGTTGAGATTCTCATGATCACCGGAGGCCTTGGGCCCACGCGAGACGACCTTACTAGGCATAGTGTCTGCGCATGGCTAGAAGATGAGCTCACATTTGATGAAGAGTCTTGGCAACGAATTGTGGCACGGCTTACCGAGTTCGGGGTTCCAGTCGTTGAGAGCAATCGACAGCAGTGCTACTTTCCCAAAAGCAGTCGTATTATTTCTAACGCAGCAGGTACGGCCAATGCATTCTATGCTTTTAAGAACGGTGTTCATGTTTGGTGCCTGCCAGGCCCACCTCGCGAGATCAAAACTATCTGGCGAGACCACATCGGGGATCAGTTGGCGCAAGACATTGCACAGGGTGTTCAAGGCCTTAGCTTGTTTCGGTGGCACTGTCTTGGCCAATCAGAGTCAGCCCTTGGGGAGATCGTTGAGGAAGCCATCGCTGGCAGCACTCTGACCAGCGGCTATCGGCCACACATTCCATATGTGGAAGTTAAAATATGGTCTCCCGATCAAGACCTCGGAATCAACAAGATCTATTTGGAACGCTTGGAAGCGGCGATCCGCCCCTGGCTGATAAGCAAGGACGACAACGATATTGCATCAAAACTAGTCACCGAAATCCTTCCCGAGTATCCAGCTGTTAAAGTCTTCGATCTAGGTAGCTTTGGAGTCTTAGCTGAGCGCATGGGTCGCGCTACTCAGGAAGGCCAAGGTCCTCATTTTAGTATCTTAAGTCAGTGTCAAGAGGATCGAGAGTTTGCCAATGAAACTGTCCTTAAAACTCTCGAACTCGCCGATCCTGAAGTGCTTACCCTTTCCCTAGGCGCATTGAATTCCAACGGGGCTTGGACGGTTGGTGTTGCTTTCGATGGCTTTATGAAAACCACAGTTCTTGAATCTCCATTTAAGCCAGGCAAGCGTTTAGACCGATTTCGTAAGCTACAAGTAGAAAAGACTATTTTCACTTGGACTCAACTTCTCCAAGATATCAAAGGCTAA